From the Chryseobacterium sp. G0201 genome, the window CACAATACATTAGAGTTTACACCAATTCTGTACGATATATTGCATCCAATAAGAACAAAATTCAGTTGGCATTATTCGTAAATCCTTCTATTGTTTTTAATTCTGAAAATAAATTTTTAAAGCGTTGGAATTTCAATATTTCCTTAAATTCTCAAAACTCGTTCTACAAAAAAGATAAGGTCTTGGTAATAAATCCTTTTGAAAAAAATGCTGACCAAATTCTTAAAAATCAAAATATATTAGCTTCGGTTCAGTTCAGTCCGACAGAAAAATCGGGATGGAATGGTAACTACCGTTTTATTTCCAACGACAACCTCATCAATGCTAATTTCAGTAATGAAGAAAGGGAGCAAATTTCTCATTTCTTAAATGTTGGATATTGGTTTAATAAAGAATTCAGGGTAGATTGGGAAAACTCCGTTCATGATATTCAAAACTCTTCCCAGCTTTTTGCTACGAGAGATTATCGTTTGAATAATTTTGAGACTAAACCAAAAGCAACCTATAAATTTACGGATGCCATTCAGGCTGAATTATCGTCTGCTTTCCGTCAAAAACAAAGAATGGATGGTGAGGAATTATTAAAGGCCTTTGACATCACAGGAACGATACAGTGGGATCGCAAGAAAACTTCCATCAGAGGGAATTTCTCTTTCATTAACAATAATTTTAATGGAAATAACTTCAGTATCGTTGGAAACCAAATGTTGGATGGTTTAAAACCAGGAAAAAACCAAGTTTGGAGTGTTTTCATTCAACAGGCGATCAATTCTTTCTTACAACTAAACTTAAATTACGAGGGAAGAAATTCCGGAGACAGAACGATACACATCGGGAGTATGCAGGTGAAAGCGAGTTTCTAATTTAATCTTAAAACTTCAACCCTTACATTTCAAAAACAAAAAACCCGACTTAAAAGCCGGGTCATAATTTTAATTCTATTTGGTTTTATCTTTTTATAACTTTTATGGATTGTGATTCTTTTTCAGAATTAACTTTCAAGATATAAGTTCCAGCAGGTACTTTTCTCATATCTATTAATGCTTTATCTGAATTTACATTTTCAACAATCACTCTTTGTCCTATCGTATTATATACTTCTACATTTTTGATTTTATTCACATCATTAATAGAGATAAAATCAACCACAGGGTTTGGATAATAATTAAGTTTCTTCTTAGCAACATCCTGTACCGCTAAAACAGTTGTAGTAAACTCATAGCCACCAAGATCCGGTGTTGTTGCACTTCTGGCATTTCCATCAGCATCCACTGTCACTTCTGCAACCGGTGTTGCTTTATTATCAAGAGTAGAATTACCCGCTGATGCTAAATGAAAATCTGTAGCAGAAACAAATGCAGGAAGAATATTGAGAGAATTTACGTTGCCTCCAAAACCTGTTTGTATATCTGATAAAGCAGCTCTTGCAGAACCTATAAACCCAAGATTTGCTCCCGATGAATAATAATCATTATAATTAATATTGGAGAAAACTGTGTTTGCAGCACCAGAATAAAGCACATATCTGTCGCCAGCCTGTGTTTGGCTGTTTACAAAAATATTATTTCTTAAATCTATTGCTCCCGCAGTAGTAACAGTTGACAAAGCATTGAATGCTGAAGGTCTTCCTGCCACTGTCTGGCTCGCATCCATTACAACAGTATTGTAATATATTTTATATCCGCCGCCTGTGCCGACTACAATTCCGTTACCGTTATCATTTACTCCGCCACCTGCAGCGTATCCGTATCCTGATACACCATTTACAATATTATTTGATATCAAAGTATTTGCAGCAGGATTTGTAGAAGCTACATAAATACCTTGAGAGCCGTAGCCATTGATATTCGTATTTTTAATGGTACTTACTTTATTTTTATCTATAATTACTCCATTCGTAGCTGTACCCGCTACATAAATTCCGGTAAAGATAGTACCCGTTCCGCTTGACGTAAAATTGTTAATATTATTACTTCTTATGATAACATTAGCAGCTGCTGATGCCCCCGTATTTCCGGATGTAACCGTAATTCCTGTTGCTCCTCCTGCGCCGGTACCGGTATATCCAAGATTCGTAATTGTATTTGAAGTTATTGATGAATTCACCGTTCCAGTCGCAAACCAAACTCCTCTTTTAATTTCGGCATTTGCGGTTTCAAAATTCCCAATCGTATTATTGGTAACTGTTGCTCCGTCTAATCCTTGTAAATATATCCCCACCAATCGGTTAGCATCTGCTCCGGTCGCAGTAAAATCATTACCTGTAACCAATGTATTTGCTCCGTTACCAGCAGCTATCGCCGTAAACAGATACATTCCTATATAAGATTTTTTTACGGAGTTATTTTGAAGAGTAACATTATTAAAATATCCTCCCGTAGGCGTTGTATTTCCGTCATACATGATAAAAGCTGAAGAAGTATTAATACCATTAACGATATTTAAATTCTTAACAACAATATTTGTATTTGCTGCCGCCGCAGAGGTAGCTATAAAGTTAATAACCTGCGGTGCTGTTGTAGCTGTATTGGTAAATGTAAGATCACGCGTTGTTCCTGCGGGTGTATTACTTCCGTCTAATGTAATATTACTTCCCAGAATTCTTACGAGCGTTGAGCTTGCTAAATTTCCTGAAATAGTTGGAGTTGCTCCGGTTGCGGGTTTTATAGCAACAGAAGTGTAATTTGTTGTTCCTCCACTTGCATTTAAAACAGCCACCGCTGTTTCTGTAGTATTTGCTGTAATACTTATATTAATAGCTCCCTGATGTGTTCCTGCATTAATTGCGTCAAATGCATCTTTTAATGTAGTATAGGTTCCCGTTGTTGTGCCTGAAGTAGCAGCCAAACTTACTTGTGCATTTAAGTTCACTGCAGCAGCACTTACAGCAATAAAAAATAGAATTTTTTTCATGGTATCGTTATTTGGATTTGATTATAAATATATGTAAAATATTCAATAAAAATTTAAAATAAATTAATTTAACACAAATAATTTAATATCAAACTAAATAAAAACCAATTAATTAAGTGTTTTTAACATCAATTCAAATCCCAATATATGCATGATAAAACTTACTTTTTTTAATGTTTTATAATTTCGTAAATTTGCACCATGATAAAGATAGGCAACATAGAACTGCCGGAATTTCCGCTTTTGTTAGCGCCCATGGAAGATGTAAGTGATCCTCCATACAGACGCTTGTGTAAGATGCATGGTGCAGACTTAATGTATTCAGAATTTATTTCTTCTGAAGGGTTAATTCGTGACGCTATGAAAAGCCGAAAAAAATTAGATATTTTCGATTATGAAAGACCTGTCGGCATTCAGATCTTTGGTGGAGACGAAGAAGCAATGGCAATGTCTGCAAGAATTGTAGAAACCGTAAATCCTGATCTTGTAGATATTAATTTCGGATGTCCCGTAAAAAAAGTAGTATGTAAAGGTGCCGGTGCAGGAGTTTTAAAAGACATCGACTTAATGGTACGCCTTACAAAAGCTGTTGTAAGCTCTACCCACCTGCCTGTAACCGTGAAAACACGTTTGGGATGGGACAGTCATACGATTAATATTGATGAAGTAGCAGAACGTCTGCAGGATACAGGGATTAAAGCGTTAACGATACACGCAAGAACGCGTGCTCAAATGTATAAAGGTGAAGCTGACTGGGATCACATTTCAAGAATTAAGCAAAACCCAAATATTGAGATTCCAATTTTTGGAAATGGTGATATTGATTCTCCTGAAAAAGCTTTAGCATACAAGCAAAAATATGCCTGCGACGGAATTATGATAGGTCGTGCAGCTATTGGCTATCCTTGGATTTTTAATGAAATAAAACATTTCTTTAAAACTGGAGAACACTTGCCGGAACCTACAATTTTCGACAGATTATTAGCCGTTCGTCAACATGCAGAATGGAGCGCAGAGTGGAAAGGAGAAAAATTGGGACTTATCGAAATGAGACAGCATTACAGCAATTATTTCCGTGGAATTCCTCATTTTAAAGATTTCAGAAGAAAATTCTTAGAAGTATATACTTTAGAAGAAATGGATGAAGTGATTAAAGAAACTCAAGCCTTTTATGAAGAATATCAAACTCAATTATAAACAAAAAAGACCATCAATATATGATGGTCTTCTTTTATTATTTAAAATTAAATATTTTAATATCCTTCTGAAGAAGACTGATTTTTAATTAATCCTAATGCTGAAGAAGTTCCTATTCTTTTCACTCCCATGTTGATCATTTTCTCGGCATCTTCAGGAGTTCTTACACCTCCCGCTGCTTTCACAAGAAGTTTTCCGGCATTATCAAGCATAATTTTTACACCTTCAAATGTTGCTCCGTTAGGCTTTCCACCGGTAGTTTCATAAAAGCCTGTAGAAGATTTCACGAAAATATTCGAAAGATCATTTTCAGAGAAATTTTCTTCTGCCCAATTGGACATTTTTTTAGTAAGATCAGCAATCTGCTCATCAGTTAAAGCCGCGATCTCAATGATCCATTTTGCAACCTTCTGATTTTCAATACACAATTGTGTACATTTTACAAATTCTTCTTTTACCAGTTCAAAATCTCCACTTAGATAGGCATTATAATTAATAACAAAATCTAATTCGTCTGCTCCGTGTTGTATTGCTTTTGAGGCTTCTGCAAGTTTTTCATCAACAGAATAAGTTCCTTCATGAAAACCAATCACAGTTCCTACAATAACATCTGAATTCCTTTCCTGAATATACTTCTTGATCTCGGACACATAATCCGGACGGATCATTACTGCAAAGATGCCATTATCAATAGCTTCTTGAGCGAGATCTTTGTCTTTCTGTAAAGTTTCTTCGTTTGAAATACCCGATTGCGCAGGAGTTTTCAAATATGTTGAATCCAAATATTGAGCAATATTCATAATCTGTTATACTTTCAATTGTCTGTAAATACCTTGCTCCAAAGATATGAAAGTTTCTGTTCTTGTCACTCCTTTTAGCTTCTGAAGTTTACTAAGAATCATCATCAAATGATCATTATCCTTACAAAGTACTTTTAGGAAAATTGTATAATTTCCTGTGGTGTAATGCGCTTCTACTACTTCATTGATTTCTTTTAAAGCTTTTACAACTTCAGGATAATGACTTGGCTGATCTAAAAATACACCGATATAAGAAATTACTTTATACCCGATCTTTTTAGGATTCAGAAAAGAGATTGAATTCTCAATAACTCCTGCATGCTCCAGCTTTTTAATTCTCTGGTGTACAGCAGTTGTTGAAATTCCTACATTTTTTGAAATGTGAGCTAAAGAAGTCTTAGCATTATCCATCAACATGTAGATGATCTCCTTGTCGATTGAATCTAAATGGTAGTTTGCGTTTGTTGAATTTTTCATTTTTTCTACTTTTTTTAATTATTTATGTTTTTACATTGTGTTATAAATCTCTAAATTTTACAAAAACCGGAAAATGATCGCTATACCCACCCAAATACCGTGTACCGGCATAAGTTCGGAAGGGTCTTCCTTCAAAATTCCTGTTCCTACTGCTTATTTTCTCAGAGTTGAACACTTCAGCCTCCTGAAATGATAAACCTACATTATCAAATAATGATTTTGATAATATAATCTGATCAAACAGCAATCCGGATTTATAATGAAAAGTAGAATAATTTCTTGTGGAAAACAGTTGCTGGAAAGGGTTTTCTAAAACCTTCTCACTAGCATTGTCATAGAGAATTTTTACTAAATTTTCATCATCTGGGTTTTCGTTAAAATCACCACACAAGATTACATGTTCCTTATCATTTATTATATTCAAGATCCGCCCCCGAATCTCGTTCAATATAAAAGCTCTTTTGGGTTTATTAATATCTTTTTCTCGCTTTGAGGGAAGGTGCGCGATAAAGACATTAATAATCTCTCCTTTATATTTCACTTTAGAATACAATACATCTCTTGTTGTGTCGTAGTTTTCTGTGTTTTTATCTATAATTTCAAAGAAGAAAGTAATGGTTTCTGAGTCTATTACTTCTACTTTATTTTTATCATATAACAGGGCAACATCTACATTCCTCTCATCCATAGAATTGTAGTGAATGATGCCATATTCTGAATTAAAGGGTTCCAATTCTACAAGATCTTCCAATACTTTCCTTCCGGATACCTCAGACAGACCTATCATAAATGGTAATACCCCATTTTCCTCCTTCATTAATTGAAATACGTGCGCAATTTTTAAAAGCTTGTTCCTGTATCTTTTCTCGTCCCAGTTTCTTAATCCTGATTTTGTAGGATCCAATTTATGAATTGGTGTGGGATCGGGCAAAAATAAATTTTCAACATTGTAAAAACTGAACAACTCCATTGTCTCGCATTTCTATTCTTTATTTTTATACTTTAATTTCAATATGTAAATTTATTATTTTTTTTCAAATATGGTTAATTTATTTACAATATATTTACATTAATTTAATACTTAAAACAACCATAATTAAATAATAAAAATAACTAATTATAAATATATAATTAAAATTTTTAATCGTTTTTAAGTTTACTTTTATAAAACCAAAGCAAAACAGTATATAAAATTTAAAATATTTAGAATAATAATCTATTTTAAGCAGTATTAAACGATTATATTTAAATCTTACACACTCTTATTGCAATTATTATTCCATTTTTTCAATTAATTATTCTAAAAGTAAAAAAAATGTTTCTGATTAACGAATTTAAGTAACTATTTCGAGAGTAAATCAGGACGTTTTTCTTTTGTAATTCTCATTGCTTCATCGTGACGCCATTCTTCAATTTTAGCAAAATTACCGCTTAATAAAATTTTAGGAACATCTAAACCTTTATAACTTTCAGGTCTTGTGTAGATTGGCGGCGACAGAAGATCATCTTGAAAACTATCTGTCAAAGCACTCTGCTCATCATTCAAAACTCCAGGAACCAAACGGATAATTGAATCCGCAAGAACACATGCAGCCAATTCACCACCCGTAAGAACATAATCTCCTATCGAAATTTCTTTGGTAATATGCAGATCTCTAAGCCTTTGATCGATGCCTTTATAATGTCCGCACAAAAAGATCAAATTATTTTTAATAGAAAGCGTGTTGGCTATTTTTTGATTTAAAGTAACACCATCCGGTGTAAGATAGATTACTTCATCATATTCTCTCTGAGATTTAAGCTCTGAGATACATTTATCCAACGGTTCGATCATCATTACCATTCCTGCTCCGCCTCCGTAAGGCTCGTCATCAATCTGCCTGTGTTTATTAATTGACCAATTTCTCAATTGGTGAAAATGAACTTCTACCAATCCTTTATCTACCGCTCTTTTCAAAATAGAAGTCTGAAAAGGACTTTCCATCAATTCAGGAAGTACGCTTATAATGTCAATTCTCATTGTACTGTTTCGTTTTTCTTATTTGGTAAAATAATCAATCTTAAAGATGAATCTTTATTAAAATAGCTCCACATCCAATTGAAGAACACGGCAAGTTTATTTCTTACACTCAAAATCAACATTAAGTGTAAAAACATCCAAAAATACCACGCAAAAAAGCCCTGGAATTTTATAAATGGTAAATCCACAACTGCTCTGTGTTTCCCGATGGTTGCTAAAGATCCTTTATCTTCATATTCATATTCCTTCCATTCACCGGAATTTTTCTTCAAGAAATTTTTACCTAAATTTTTTGCTTGATTAATTGCTACATTGGCAACCTGTGGATGCCCCTGTGGATATTTTGGAGTTTCCATGTAGGAAATATCTCCGATTGCATATATATTATCGTATCCTTTTATTTTATTAAAACGATCTACGATATATCTGTTTCTGTTTAATTTGTCCTGAGGAAAACCATCTACAACGTTTCCTGTGACTCCAGCTGCCCATATTACATTGTTTGAAGGAATACTTTTTCCGCTTTTCATGTGAACTTTATCGCCATCATAATCAGTCACATATTCTTCACTCATAAAAGTTACTCCCAGATCTTTAAGATATTTTTCTGACTGAACCTGAGCTTCAGGACTCATTACCGCAAGGGGTTTTTCTGTAGAGCTTATCAAAATGATCTTTAGATTATCAAAATTCATATAAGGATAATCTCTTGGAAGAATTTCTTTTTTCATTTCAGCAAAAGCTCCGGCTAGTTCAACACCTGTCGGTCCGCTTCCTACGATAACGATATTCCAGTTTCCGTCGTCGCTTCGGCTTTTCTCAATGATCAGCTTTTCGAAGGTCATCAAAACATGATTTCTGATACCGATTGCTTCCTGAGTATTTTTCATCCCGAAAGCCTTACCTTCAAGATCTTTATTACCGAAAAAGTTCGTTTTACAACCTGTCGCGATGATTAATTTATCGTACGTAAATTCTGCTTCATCAGTGATTACTTTATTATTGACAGCATCAATTTCTCTAACCTCCGTTAAACGAAATTGCGTATTTCTCGATTGCTGAAAAATTTTCCTGAAGGGGAAAGAAATATTGGAAGGTTCTATCCTCCCACACGCTACCTGATAGAAGAGCGGCTGAAACATATGATGATTAACTTTATCCAGAACAATTACCTTTTTGTTCTTGTTATTCAACGTTTTTGCAAGTTGTAGTCCCGCAAAACCTCCTCCTATAATGATGATCTTTTCGCGTGTTTCCATATTATACAAATTTACTGATTTTATTTAGCATTTTAGTCGTTAAAAAGTTAGTTTTGCAAAACTTTATGACACAAAAAAAGTACACCAAAAAAACTGCCAAAAAAATTCATAACAACAGGCGAAAAAATTATTTTTTCCGTCGGAAAATTGTCTTGGCAATTTTAATTGTTGCTTTATTGGGAACCGGATTATATTTAAAACAGTCTGTAAGCTATTATTACGCACTATACTTTAATAAATTCATTCATAAAAAACTTCATAATAACGAAACAGAAACCTTAAGAATTCAAAAAATTCTATCAAATAATCTTGATAAAACGTATGGTTTCGACATTTCTCATTATCAAAACCGGGAAGATATAAAATGGGACAGCCTGAGCATCGGCAATAAAACCATTCCACTGGAATTTGTCGTGATGAGAGCCACAATGGGAAACCGAAATGCCGATAAACATTTTGACGAATTTTGGCAACAGGCAAAAAAACATGAGTTGATCCGTGGAGCTTATCATTTTTACAGAGCTGATGAGGATCCAGTGATTCAGGCGAATAATTTTCTGGCTAATGTAAAACTGGAAAGTGGAGATCTTCCCCCAATTTTAGATATTGAAAAAATTCCGAAACGTAAAACGAATAAAAAGTTAATTGAAGACTTAAAGGTTTGGTGCAAGATTATTGAGGAAACATACGGAGAAAAACCTATTATTTACACTTATTATCATTATTACAAAGACTTTTTAAAAGGTGAATTTGATGACTATCCGCTTTGGCTGGCCAATTACAATGACGTTCCTACTCCATCTCCTGAAGGTGACTGGGATTTCTGGCAGTTTACTGAAAACGGGATCGTTCACGGAATCAATACCAAAGTAGATCTGGATATTTACAATGGAAGCTTATGGTCTTTGAAGAGATTGACGATAGATTAAATTATTTTCCCAGAAATTCTAAAATATCATTATTTAATTCTTCAGGGTTTTCAAAAGGGATAAAATGCGTTCCATTTTTATAGATTTTAAGTTCAGAATTAGGAATCTGCTTCGCGATAAATTCCGTATGTTCTTTTTTAATCACATCATTTTCTCCGGCAATTACTAAAACAGGATTTTGAATTTTGTTTAAAGAATTTTTAGGGATATTCGGTTCTTTCAGCATAATTTTCAACAAACGGATCTCGTTGAATTTCGCAGGATTATTTTCAGCCTGCAAAACCTGAAGCTGAGTTTTCATATTATTCAAAAGTCGCGAATCTACTCCTTCAGGAAATACGTTAGCTCCTATCGTTACAAGTTTTTTTAGATGATCGGGATATTTTAAAGCAAATTCAAGACCTGTATTTCCGCCATCACTCCATCCAACGATATTTATTTTTTTCAAACCTAATTCATCAACCAAAACTTTTACATCATCAGCGAAAATTTTATAGGTAAAATAGGTTTTTGATGTATCTGTACTTTTCCCCTGACCTCTTGTATCCAGTGCTATTACTTTATAATATTTAGAAAGTTCAGGAATCTGCTGATAAAATTCCTGAATACTTCCACTGTTTCCATGAAGCAAAACCAAAGACTCACCTTCGCCATATATTTCATAATACAGATCTGTATTTTTTAGCTTTAATACCTTTCCTGCAGAGGAATTTTTACCGTAAATAGAATTTTCTTTTTCCATATTATATTTGCTTAGATCCGGAATAAGACCTGTAAGATTTTCATCAGAAGCAACAGTTTCGTCTGTTACATTTTTACCGTTTTTATCCACTTTTACATCAATATTTATAGCAGGAGCAGCGATCGACATTTTCTTCCAATCTCCATAAAACTCCCTAATATAACCCGTCCTGAATAATGCAGCACTAATAGTTATCCGCCCCTCAAATCTCTTCAGAAACTGTATTCCTATAAAAAACTTTCCCTGAACCCAAATATTTCTATCATTAACGTCTAAGGTAAAAGCTCCGTCTTTGATCATATCTTCGGTTAATTCTACCGTAATTTCATCATCCAGAATCGTTTTATCCGGAAAACCATTCTTTTCAGAATAAATACTGTAACGCATCAAAACAGGTTCATTGGATTTATAACTTGCAATATTCAGATGAATATTTTTAATCTTTGCTCTTTTATTAGTATTAAATTCTAAAGCTGTTTCACCCAAAAAGTTAGTATTATTCAAATCAGGGTTTACGTTGTACATTACACTTTTTGTTTTTGTATTTACACCCCAATTTTTGTCAACCAATTTCTTAGCCACAATTTTTACTTCCTCAATATTTTTAACTTTCTCATTTAAAAATATTTTTTGAGAATTTTGTTTTGAAAAGTTTTGAACAGACTCCGAATAATTTACATAACCGGGAACCTCTATCCTCACTTTATGATTTACATCACTCCTTGAAAGATCAATTGAAAAATTTCCTTTTTCATCTGAGATCACTCCAGTTTTTTCTTTTTCAACACCGATTTTCACATAAGGAATTGGCTTATTTTCTTCTTTAGAAAAAACAGTTCCGGAAATAACCTGTGCATTAAAGTAAAAAGCTGAAAATAGAAGAAATAAAATGTTGAATTTTTTCATGGTAAAGTTTAATGCAAAAATGTTCATTTCTTTCATTAAAAATTCCCAACAGCGTATTAAATTTAACTTCCGTTTAGTTAAATTTATGGTAAAACATTACAAATAGATTACATCAAATTCTATCGTTATAATATATTCATAATTTCTGCCCAGGAATTCACTCTTTTATACTCCTCGTTTTCTAAAAGCTGATTATGAGGTTGTGTAAATATGAATTTTTCTCCCTGAAAATGATTTAAATTCTTCGGATAATCATCAATCATTATATCTCCTGAAATTATTTTTTTACTACCACAAAGGACAATCTGCTCCCAAGTGATGAATGGAAAATGCTCCGCCAGCCAATCGTATTTTTCTCTCAGACTATTTGGAAACTCCATCCCGGCAGAAACTACATAAAGCTCATATTTCTCATTTAAATATTTTATTGCCTCATAACTTCCTTCCATTAAACGTGCCGTCCTGAAAAAACCAGGCTCATGAACATGTGTTTTGCAATTTGGAAATGCTTCCAACTCAGTAAGACCAATTAAATCTGCTACATTCAGTTCTTTGCCGGAATCTCTTTTTTCAAGGGCAATAAGCTGATGATATAAATCCGACATCACCCCGTCCATATCAACAATAATTCTCTTCTTCATTTTGAATATTTTAAATTAAAAAACGAATTTACAATATATCAAAAAAAATAAAAAATATCATTTTCTGAAAGGTCTTCTTTGAACCCATTCAGCTTTTGGATTTAATGAAGAAAATAGTCTTCCCATGAATTGATTCAAAAGAATATTATTATGTTTTATCAAACCGAAAATTTCAATGGGCTCTGCGCCAATAGTTGACTTTATTTCTAACGCAGTCCTTCCGAAAATAATTCTTTTAAATTTGTTATTAATTGAAGATTCCACCATGTCTAAAAGCATATTCAGATACAATTGCTTTTCCTTTTGAAGCTCTTTATTGTAGCCTAAAAAGTACGTATCAATATCTTCATTATTGAGAATTAAAGTGTAAAATCCGATCAATTTTTGATCTAAAAAATATCCGAAAATTTTAAAATTTTGATTTAAATTTTCCTTCATGCTTTGAAAATGATTTTCAGCAAGAAAAAAAGTATTGAACGGAGCATTTTCTGCTACGTTTTGATAGAGAATATTCATTTCATTTTGATATTTTTTTATATTTTCAAAACTCATCTCTTTTTTGTCTATTCCTTCGAATTTCTTTCTGGCAGAGCGGGCTCTTGTTCTGTATTTTTTGGAAAAATCATTCAAATAATCCTCAAAAGTGCTCCAATTTTCTTTTAATTTCAACATCATATTGGGCTGAACAGAAAATCGAAAATATTCCTGATGGTTTTTATCTTTAAAATATTGAACAAAATTGGACTGATAATCTTTGTAAATAATCAAAGACGTTTTTCTGATCTTTTTCTGCATTGTCTGAACAGCCAGATCCAAAAGTGGAATAACTTGTTCTAAAGTAATTTTGTCAGCATCAAAATAAAATCCGTTCTGGCCTGTCAACATATTGTTTCCCAGGATCATCACATCTTTACTGAATATTCGGGCAAAGAAATTTCTGATATTACCCCAAATTTCATTTTTCTGAAAAGTTGCATGATTCTGAAAATTTAAATATTGAAATAAAGCGCCGCCAATCAAATCATTATCAATGAAAAATCCGACATAATAACATTGCATATTATCAGGTCTCGAAGATTCCAAGACATGGAAATATTCTTTGGAAAGCATAATGTTTTTATTTCCGAGCGCAACATTCCACTGTAAAGGCAGTTCCGAAACACTATTATATATTTTTAAATTATATGGCACCCGTTGTGTATTTTGGAAATAAAATTTTAAATAATTGATAATCCATAGTTTTTATTTTCGTTTTACTTACATAAACGAATGAGCTTTGCTTTTTCTTTAATTATATGATTTATTTTTCAATCCATCTTTGTTTATACTTGCAATAATTAAAAGCAAAATAAAAGCTACTATTAGAATATACTAGATTAACCTGAACATAGATGTTACTTATATTTAAAAACAAACTTTCGACTGCACAGAGAGCTATATAACATAAAAAAGGCCACAAATGTAGCCTTAATTTAGAACGTTAGAATTTTATTTTTGGGTAACCCAGTTAAAACTGTCTGGCGCGTACCAACCACAGACAATTCCGCCCATAATGGTGATCGTTATCGTCCAATATGCAGTATTAATGAAAGTATATTTCCATGATTTCCTTTCAAACATCGCATTAATTGCCGTGAGTGGAAATACAAATA encodes:
- a CDS encoding NAD(P)/FAD-dependent oxidoreductase, with protein sequence METREKIIIIGGGFAGLQLAKTLNNKNKKVIVLDKVNHHMFQPLFYQVACGRIEPSNISFPFRKIFQQSRNTQFRLTEVREIDAVNNKVITDEAEFTYDKLIIATGCKTNFFGNKDLEGKAFGMKNTQEAIGIRNHVLMTFEKLIIEKSRSDDGNWNIVIVGSGPTGVELAGAFAEMKKEILPRDYPYMNFDNLKIILISSTEKPLAVMSPEAQVQSEKYLKDLGVTFMSEEYVTDYDGDKVHMKSGKSIPSNNVIWAAGVTGNVVDGFPQDKLNRNRYIVDRFNKIKGYDNIYAIGDISYMETPKYPQGHPQVANVAINQAKNLGKNFLKKNSGEWKEYEYEDKGSLATIGKHRAVVDLPFIKFQGFFAWYFWMFLHLMLILSVRNKLAVFFNWMWSYFNKDSSLRLIILPNKKNETVQ
- a CDS encoding glycoside hydrolase family 25 protein; amino-acid sequence: MTQKKYTKKTAKKIHNNRRKNYFFRRKIVLAILIVALLGTGLYLKQSVSYYYALYFNKFIHKKLHNNETETLRIQKILSNNLDKTYGFDISHYQNREDIKWDSLSIGNKTIPLEFVVMRATMGNRNADKHFDEFWQQAKKHELIRGAYHFYRADEDPVIQANNFLANVKLESGDLPPILDIEKIPKRKTNKKLIEDLKVWCKIIEETYGEKPIIYTYYHYYKDFLKGEFDDYPLWLANYNDVPTPSPEGDWDFWQFTENGIVHGINTKVDLDIYNGSLWSLKRLTID
- a CDS encoding alpha/beta fold hydrolase, which codes for MKKFNILFLLFSAFYFNAQVISGTVFSKEENKPIPYVKIGVEKEKTGVISDEKGNFSIDLSRSDVNHKVRIEVPGYVNYSESVQNFSKQNSQKIFLNEKVKNIEEVKIVAKKLVDKNWGVNTKTKSVMYNVNPDLNNTNFLGETALEFNTNKRAKIKNIHLNIASYKSNEPVLMRYSIYSEKNGFPDKTILDDEITVELTEDMIKDGAFTLDVNDRNIWVQGKFFIGIQFLKRFEGRITISAALFRTGYIREFYGDWKKMSIAAPAINIDVKVDKNGKNVTDETVASDENLTGLIPDLSKYNMEKENSIYGKNSSAGKVLKLKNTDLYYEIYGEGESLVLLHGNSGSIQEFYQQIPELSKYYKVIALDTRGQGKSTDTSKTYFTYKIFADDVKVLVDELGLKKINIVGWSDGGNTGLEFALKYPDHLKKLVTIGANVFPEGVDSRLLNNMKTQLQVLQAENNPAKFNEIRLLKIMLKEPNIPKNSLNKIQNPVLVIAGENDVIKKEHTEFIAKQIPNSELKIYKNGTHFIPFENPEELNNDILEFLGK
- a CDS encoding 5' nucleotidase, NT5C type; amino-acid sequence: MKKRIIVDMDGVMSDLYHQLIALEKRDSGKELNVADLIGLTELEAFPNCKTHVHEPGFFRTARLMEGSYEAIKYLNEKYELYVVSAGMEFPNSLREKYDWLAEHFPFITWEQIVLCGSKKIISGDIMIDDYPKNLNHFQGEKFIFTQPHNQLLENEEYKRVNSWAEIMNIL
- a CDS encoding 8-amino-7-oxononanoate synthase, encoding MPYNLKIYNSVSELPLQWNVALGNKNIMLSKEYFHVLESSRPDNMQCYYVGFFIDNDLIGGALFQYLNFQNHATFQKNEIWGNIRNFFARIFSKDVMILGNNMLTGQNGFYFDADKITLEQVIPLLDLAVQTMQKKIRKTSLIIYKDYQSNFVQYFKDKNHQEYFRFSVQPNMMLKLKENWSTFEDYLNDFSKKYRTRARSARKKFEGIDKKEMSFENIKKYQNEMNILYQNVAENAPFNTFFLAENHFQSMKENLNQNFKIFGYFLDQKLIGFYTLILNNEDIDTYFLGYNKELQKEKQLYLNMLLDMVESSINNKFKRIIFGRTALEIKSTIGAEPIEIFGLIKHNNILLNQFMGRLFSSLNPKAEWVQRRPFRK